Proteins encoded together in one Ptiloglossa arizonensis isolate GNS036 chromosome 9, iyPtiAriz1_principal, whole genome shotgun sequence window:
- the LOC143151143 gene encoding uncharacterized protein LOC143151143 isoform X2 has product MGVEDVNCGNRINTSDNSKYPIFINEDVDYKYNQLPQFWGHTQLSNEIRPKNEVHSQQCLFQMEENGPLAYMKGCVQNGMLFQLNQEGSTNQNQMSQQCHTNTTPKTEQSQLPQDIQQSKLVNQMLTVSEPVSSIKPNRPGRPPKSSPESNVGKKFKCQCEICFKEFGHKSNLFIHMRTHNGERPYKCNQCEKCFTHSGNLAIHMRTHSGERPYGCQICGKMFSHSGNLSTHLRTHSGVKPYKCSICGKEFRHSGNLSIHERIHSGIKPFQCKVCGKDFYHSGNLTTHMKKHTVNTNTSVNRCENNEGHSICAVVNHNDTASLNSFNNLPLSPTTDTKVMPNANNIVPIKNESNDEGLTSAVGILTST; this is encoded by the exons ATGGGAGTAGAAGATGTTAACTGTGGTAATAGGATTAATACTTCGGATAATTCCAAGTATCCAATATTCATTAATGAAGATgttgattataaatataatcaaTTACCACAATTTTGGGGTCATACACAGTTATCAAACGAGATACGACCAAAGAATGAAGTTCACAGTCAACAATGTTTATTCCAAATGGAA GAAAATGGTCCTTTAGCATACATGAAAGGTTGTGTACAAAATGGTATGTTATTTCAACTTAATCAGGAGGGAAGTACAAACCAGAATCAAATGAGTCAACAATGCCATACAAATACTACCCCAAAAACTGAACAATCACAACTTCCTCAAGACATACAACAATCAAAGCTTGTAAATCAAATGCTGACAGTTTCAGAACCAGTATCTTCAATAAAACCTAACCGTCCTGGAAGGCCACCCAAAAGTTCTCCCGAATCAAatgtaggaaaaaaattcaaatgccAATGCGAGATATGTTTCAAAGAATTTGGAcataaaagtaatttatttatacacATGAGAACTCATAATGGGGAACGGCCTTACAAATGTAATCAATGCGAAAAGTGTTTTACACATAGTGGAAATTTAGCTATTCATATGAGAACACATTCTGGTGAACGACCTTATGGTTGCCAAATATGTGGAAAAATGTTTAGTCACAGTGGAAATTTATCAACACACTTAAGAACTCATTCAGGTGTAAAACCATATAAATGTAGTATATGTGGTAAAGAATTCAGACATAGTGGAAATTTATCAATACATGAAAGGATACATTCCGGAATTAAGCCATTTCAATGTAAAGTTTGTGGAAAGGATTTTTATCATAGTGGAAATTTAACAACTCATATGAAGAAACATACTGTAAATACTAACACTAGTGTTAATCGATGTGAAAATAATGAAGGGCACTCAATATGTGCTGTAGTAAATCATAATGATACTGCATCTTTAAACTCATTTAATAATTTACCATTGAGTCCAACTACTGACACAAAAGTGATGCCTAATGCAAACAACATTGTTCCtataaaaaatgaaagtaatGATGAAGGGTTAACAAGTGCAGTTGGAATATTGACATCAacttaa
- the LOC143151143 gene encoding uncharacterized protein LOC143151143 isoform X1: MFSPIQIKYECMGVEDVNCGNRINTSDNSKYPIFINEDVDYKYNQLPQFWGHTQLSNEIRPKNEVHSQQCLFQMEENGPLAYMKGCVQNGMLFQLNQEGSTNQNQMSQQCHTNTTPKTEQSQLPQDIQQSKLVNQMLTVSEPVSSIKPNRPGRPPKSSPESNVGKKFKCQCEICFKEFGHKSNLFIHMRTHNGERPYKCNQCEKCFTHSGNLAIHMRTHSGERPYGCQICGKMFSHSGNLSTHLRTHSGVKPYKCSICGKEFRHSGNLSIHERIHSGIKPFQCKVCGKDFYHSGNLTTHMKKHTVNTNTSVNRCENNEGHSICAVVNHNDTASLNSFNNLPLSPTTDTKVMPNANNIVPIKNESNDEGLTSAVGILTST; this comes from the exons ATGTTTAGTCCTATACAGATAAAATATGAATGTATGGGAGTAGAAGATGTTAACTGTGGTAATAGGATTAATACTTCGGATAATTCCAAGTATCCAATATTCATTAATGAAGATgttgattataaatataatcaaTTACCACAATTTTGGGGTCATACACAGTTATCAAACGAGATACGACCAAAGAATGAAGTTCACAGTCAACAATGTTTATTCCAAATGGAA GAAAATGGTCCTTTAGCATACATGAAAGGTTGTGTACAAAATGGTATGTTATTTCAACTTAATCAGGAGGGAAGTACAAACCAGAATCAAATGAGTCAACAATGCCATACAAATACTACCCCAAAAACTGAACAATCACAACTTCCTCAAGACATACAACAATCAAAGCTTGTAAATCAAATGCTGACAGTTTCAGAACCAGTATCTTCAATAAAACCTAACCGTCCTGGAAGGCCACCCAAAAGTTCTCCCGAATCAAatgtaggaaaaaaattcaaatgccAATGCGAGATATGTTTCAAAGAATTTGGAcataaaagtaatttatttatacacATGAGAACTCATAATGGGGAACGGCCTTACAAATGTAATCAATGCGAAAAGTGTTTTACACATAGTGGAAATTTAGCTATTCATATGAGAACACATTCTGGTGAACGACCTTATGGTTGCCAAATATGTGGAAAAATGTTTAGTCACAGTGGAAATTTATCAACACACTTAAGAACTCATTCAGGTGTAAAACCATATAAATGTAGTATATGTGGTAAAGAATTCAGACATAGTGGAAATTTATCAATACATGAAAGGATACATTCCGGAATTAAGCCATTTCAATGTAAAGTTTGTGGAAAGGATTTTTATCATAGTGGAAATTTAACAACTCATATGAAGAAACATACTGTAAATACTAACACTAGTGTTAATCGATGTGAAAATAATGAAGGGCACTCAATATGTGCTGTAGTAAATCATAATGATACTGCATCTTTAAACTCATTTAATAATTTACCATTGAGTCCAACTACTGACACAAAAGTGATGCCTAATGCAAACAACATTGTTCCtataaaaaatgaaagtaatGATGAAGGGTTAACAAGTGCAGTTGGAATATTGACATCAacttaa
- the LOC143150908 gene encoding transmembrane protein 39A: protein MPGGRRNAASRNGQTKSQTGFSGTTNVTIRSNSGERTAIDDKKSEEFCGLKTLVPKHVPIPVIPTDGHLMFEALSLVVSIIAASLQMLNLYRSVWWLPHSYNNYSMNFYLIDPYLLIFIVTTVARQFIYSLIRWIIDILSPVRWLSAAQKIMRITLLIVVMSILCWCLYYMAERHNSMKIFYLCYPNLSVYFVIFGLSAVPFFDISTPLYSKDEKKTKFLSDKPLHNCSLNASAIRAEVSTLRSNFNRRLKRALFASSSSAYVCGIAPIIFVPQHLHFNVSWVVQHVIMFWLGRISAHFSQAYPVRYCDVLHRAALHLGRWVKIENRNNHTCTQAWNDSILWPHGSLVRHNKETYRSEGLCTVAEPGNSNHYRFYALFSNPTMLLCSLLGLQLLLVGFQLFILLHTTDWYQVLSITLLLLMNYYTLFKILRDYRICSEVYHAEQIIQEKSQICSNSAIQ, encoded by the exons ATGCCTGGTGGACGACGTAACGCCGCTAGTCGGAATGGTCAGACTAAATCTCAAACTGGCTTTTCTGGAACTACAAATGTTACCATACGAAGTAATAGTGGAGAAAGAACAGCTATAGATGATAAAAAGTCAGAAGAATTTTGTGGATTAAAAACATTGGTGCCAAAACATGTACCCATACCAGTTATACCTACTGATGGTCACCTAATGTTTGAAGCTTTATCATTGGTTGTGTCAATTATTGCAGCTTCATTACAAATGCTTAATTTATATAGAAGTGTATGGTGGTTACCTCACTCTTATAACAATTATAGTATG aatttttatttaatagacCCTTACCTACTTATATTCATTGTAACTACAGTTGCACgacaatttatttattccttAATACGTTGGATTATTGACATTTTATCTCCAGTTCGTTGGTTGTCTGCTGCTCAAAAAATTATGAG GATAACTCTTTTAATTGTGGTGATGAGTATATTGTGTTGGTGTCTTTATTACATGGCTGAAAGGCATAATTCTATGAAGATTTTCTATTTGTGCTATCC AAATTTATctgtatattttgtaatatttggtCTCAGTGCAGTACCCTTTTTTGATATATCAACACCATTGTATAGTAAagatgaaaagaaaacaaaatttctttcag ATAAACCTTTACATAATTGCTCGTTAAATGCATCAGCAATCAGAGcagaagtttctactttgagatccaACTTCAATCGTCGCCTGAAACGAGCTTTATTTGCATCTTCTAGTAGTGCTTATGTATGTGGTATTGCACCGATTATATTTGTACCTCAACATTTACATTTTAATGTCTCGTGGGTTGTACAACATGTCATTATGTTTTGGCTTGGAAGAATAAGTGCTCATTTTTCTCAAGCTTATCCAGTtag GTACTGTGATGTCTTGCATAGAGCGGCGTTGCATTTAGGTCGATGggttaaaattgaaaatcgtaATAATCATACCTGTACACAAGCATGGAATGATTCAATTCTATGGCCCCATGGCTCATTGGTGAGACACAATAAAGAAACTTATCGTTCAGAAGGTTTATGTACAGTGGCAGAACCAGGGAATTCAAATCACTACAGATTTTAT GCTTTATTTAGCAATCCCACAATGCTACTGTGTTCGTTGCTGGGCTTACAGCTGCTTCTTGTGGGTTTTCAATTGTTCATTTTACTACATACAACCGATTGGTATCAAGTATTATCAATAACGTTACTCCTTTTGATgaattattatactttatttaaaatacttagAGATTACCGCATTTGTTCGGAAGTATATCATGCAGAACAAATAATACAAGAAAAATCTCAAATATGTTCAAATTCTGCTATTCAATAA